The region AGGTCATGACCCGATCTTGCAGTGTAGCTGGCGATGTTCTGAGGCACAAGGTTTTCCAAGTTGATCTGGATGTCGGCGAACAGCTTGTCCACACGCTCTACGAATTTACCAGAAACAGTCTGTGCTGGAGCTTCTCCAACACCGGCAAAGGTTACCGTGTAGTCGGCGTTGGCACGAGCGTTTTCCACCACAACCGAACCGGAAAGCACACTctaaatatacatgataattGTCGATAATCAGAAAATGCGCTTACTTAAGAAATTGAATATACATCGATTTTCTTGAGTAGAGCATCTGAGTTAATAACCTAGGTGTTCTAATGCCCCTATGTTTAtcctatattcatttacattcatataatacCGAACCTGATCAGCGTTGAAAGAAGCGGACTTGGAACGGCGTAGGGAGCAGAGTCCAGTCACGTTGGCCTTAGTGATGCTGAAGTTCTCGGAGCTGCTTCCGTCAGAGTTAACTTGGAAGGGAAGGTTTGACTCTCCGTTCTGCACGTTTTTGGAGTCACACCACCCTAGCGCTCTGTCAAAgtacaacactaataataacaaaaagtatgCTATTATAAAATTActtggataaatggataaatacaaGACTGACGAATTAAATgaggagataaaatagataataagtaatGGTAAGCTTAAATGGCAAACAAAATATTACTCCATGTATGCGATAGCTCCTTCGAGCACTGCGTCGAGTATCTGGTTGGGCGTGGTAGGGTTGGCGACGGCGCGAGGCAAGATGGGCTGAGAGTCCCCGCCGTCAGCAGGGAAGAGCCCTAGCTGGTCGTCCCATTGGTTGGGTCGTGCCACACACACGGCCAAAGTCACTGCCAGGCTTACGATCCTCAACATGGTTACGTCTGCTCCAATTTGGTCATATTAGTGAAAAAAGGGGTTCGactacgtatatatgaatatatgtacatataacccTTAATGAAATTTTACGTATAAgttgaagtaatagtaataatgcttttctatatgtacgcatatacgaatatgtatatttataaacttaTTTCTTTAATAACTTAactaaatatgaacacacaccacactccaggTTCACCAGAAGACTCACCTAAAGGTTCCGTAGACTGTCCGTAGAGCTCTCTTACCGTCCAATATATACGGGATATTTGCTGATAATACAGTTTCTGTGAAGTCATGAGCGAGGCAAATTCTTTCGAAAATAAAGTTTAGTGTGAAAAGGGTACAGAAAATGCATGAAAGgatatttcaatatatacagTTGTGAAGACATCGCGAAAGTTGTCATGCGAATACGCGTTAATTAAAAGATAAGTTTTCTCTGAAACAAGACAcactagtttgtgtgtgtgtgtgtgtgtatatatgattgtatgtatatgtgtgtgtgtgtgtgtgtgtttatgtacatatatctatatgtgtatatatatatatatatatatatatatatatatatatatatatatatatatatatatatatatatatatatatgttgtgtatgtctgtgtgtatgtatatatagatatatggatatacagatatatattgacagaaacagataaagatacatagatatagatatacatattcatatgtattcttTAAATTGATACACATTTATACGTCAATAAAactctgtgtctatgtgtgtgtgtctgtgtttgtttctctctatatatatgtgcacacacacacacacacacacacacacacacacacacacaca is a window of Penaeus monodon isolate SGIC_2016 chromosome 36, NSTDA_Pmon_1, whole genome shotgun sequence DNA encoding:
- the LOC119595714 gene encoding uncharacterized protein LOC119595714; translation: MLRIVSLAVTLAVCVARPNQWDDQLGLFPADGGDSQPILPRAVANPTTPNQILDAVLEGAIAYMEALGWCDSKNVQNGESNLPFQVNSDGSSSENFSITKANVTGLCSLRRSKSASFNADQSVLSGSVVVENARANADYTVTFAGVGEAPAQTVSGKFVERVDKLFADIQINLENLVPQNIASYTARSGHDLLESASNLDGNNMKDVHSAGFRKALREIVEKTMSSNVKVQINKSIQDMKNA